The following are encoded together in the Brassica napus cultivar Da-Ae chromosome A9, Da-Ae, whole genome shotgun sequence genome:
- the LOC106414512 gene encoding cyclin-U2-2 gives MAVSNSLTISPRKLRSDLYSYSNQDNTKTPLVISVLSSLIDRTLTRNQRISRRASPASSSSGRSGKTQIFDCREIPDMTIQSYLERIFRYTKAGPSVYVVAYVYIDRFCQLNPGFRISLANVHRLLITTIMIASKYVEDLNYRNSYFAKVGGLETEDLNKLELEFLFLMGFKLHVNVSVFESYCCHLEREVSFGGGYQIEKALRCAEEIKSRQMIVQDPKHHHHHHQFARVLL, from the exons ATGGCGGTTTCTAATTCTCTAACAATCTCTCCGAGAAAACTCCGGTCTGATCTTTACTCTTACTCGAACCAAGACAATACCAAGACACCTCTGGTTATCTCTGTTCTATCTTCTCTTATCGACCGAACTCTAACTCGAAACCAGAGAATCAGTCGTAGAGCTTCGCCGGCGTCGTCTTCTTCCGGCCGGAGTGGCAAAACCCAGATCTTTGATTGCCGTGAAATTCCAGATATGACCATCCAATCGTACCTAGAGAGAATTTTCCGGTACACAAAAGCCGGTCCATCGGTTTACGTGGTGGCTTATGTCTACATTGACCGGTTCTGTCAACTCAATCCCGGTTTTAGAATCAGTCTCGCTAATGTACATCGCCTCCTAATCACCACCATCATGATCGCTTCTAAATACGTCGAAGATTT GAATTACAGAAATTCATATTTTGCCAAAGTAGGTGGTTTAGAGACAGAGGATTTGAACAAATTAGAGTTAGAGTTTCTGTTCTTGATGGGATTCAAGCTACATGTTAATGTGAGTGTGTTCGAGAGTTATTGTTGTCATCTTGAAAGAGAGGTCAGCTTTGGAGGAGGTTATCAGATTGAGAAGGCATTGCGTTGCGCCGAAGAAATCAAATCTAGACAAATGATCGTTCAAGATCctaaacatcatcatcatcatcatcagtttGCTCGAGTCTTGTTGTAG